From the genome of Streptomyces sp. V1I1, one region includes:
- a CDS encoding ATP-dependent Clp protease proteolytic subunit, whose amino-acid sequence MNRPARPAARYVLPQFTERTIGGSRTLDPYSKLLDERIIFLGTVVDDTAANDVIAQFLHLEYAAPDRDISLYINSPGGSLSAMSAIYDTMQVVTCDVETTCLGQAASTAALLLAAGAPGKRMALPGARIVVQQPAFDEPLQGQPSDLEIQAQELLRLRAQLAGMLVRHTGQSPERIAADLERDKIFEAQDAKAYGLVDHVIKNRKASLSAPGSR is encoded by the coding sequence ATGAACCGCCCTGCCCGCCCTGCCGCCCGCTACGTCCTGCCCCAGTTCACCGAGCGCACCATCGGCGGATCCCGCACCCTTGATCCGTACTCCAAGCTGCTCGACGAGCGGATCATCTTCCTCGGCACCGTCGTCGACGACACCGCCGCCAACGATGTGATCGCGCAGTTCCTGCACCTCGAGTACGCCGCCCCGGACCGGGACATCTCCCTCTACATCAACTCCCCCGGCGGCTCACTGAGCGCCATGTCCGCCATCTACGACACGATGCAGGTGGTCACCTGCGACGTGGAGACGACCTGTCTGGGGCAGGCCGCATCGACCGCCGCCCTGCTGCTCGCCGCCGGCGCCCCCGGCAAGCGGATGGCACTGCCCGGTGCCCGGATCGTCGTCCAGCAGCCCGCGTTCGACGAGCCGTTGCAGGGCCAGCCGTCCGATCTGGAGATCCAGGCACAGGAGTTGCTGCGGCTGCGCGCCCAACTCGCCGGGATGCTCGTACGCCACACCGGCCAGAGTCCGGAGCGGATCGCCGCCGACCTGGAGCGCGACAAGATCTTCGAAGCGCAGGACGCCAAGGCCTACGGATTGGTGGACCACGTGATCAAGAACCGCAAGGCGTCGCTCTCCGCCCCCGGTTCCAGGTGA
- a CDS encoding type II toxin-antitoxin system Phd/YefM family antitoxin has product MAYEIPVTQARAELAELINRVVYGGERVVVTRHGKPLVALVSAADLERLEKEREAAEEQVISSVSSLGSVASASGEQGRFGLAAEHRRPDRRD; this is encoded by the coding sequence ATGGCCTACGAGATTCCGGTGACGCAAGCCCGCGCAGAGCTCGCCGAACTGATCAACCGCGTTGTCTACGGTGGGGAGCGCGTCGTCGTGACCCGGCACGGGAAGCCGCTCGTGGCGCTGGTGTCGGCCGCTGACCTGGAACGACTTGAGAAGGAGCGGGAGGCTGCCGAGGAGCAGGTGATCAGCTCGGTGTCCTCGCTCGGCTCGGTCGCGTCCGCTTCCGGCGAACAGGGACGGTTCGGTCTGGCGGCCGAGCACCGCCGCCCCGACCGGCGCGACTGA
- a CDS encoding TetR/AcrR family transcriptional regulator, with protein MARVSQEHLDARRRQILDGAARCFARNGFHATSMQDILREADLSAGAVYRYFRSKEELIAAIADEAFAGIRGAFEEAARTTPPPTPDVLLGRVLRRMTEEQVPGGDKQAFARLVVQVWTETLRNEQLAATLEEGYDGMRQVWAKLVDAYRDNGLMGADVPADHVARTLIATAQGFIAQQALFGDVQVDVLEDGLRALMSMGDTKIS; from the coding sequence ATGGCCCGCGTATCCCAGGAACACCTCGACGCCCGCCGCCGCCAGATCCTCGACGGCGCCGCCCGATGCTTCGCACGCAACGGCTTCCACGCCACATCGATGCAGGACATCCTGCGCGAGGCAGACCTGTCGGCCGGCGCCGTCTACCGCTACTTCCGCAGCAAGGAGGAGCTGATCGCGGCCATCGCCGACGAAGCATTCGCGGGGATCCGCGGAGCCTTCGAAGAGGCCGCCCGGACCACCCCGCCGCCGACCCCCGACGTACTCCTCGGCCGGGTGCTGCGCCGGATGACTGAGGAGCAGGTGCCCGGCGGGGACAAGCAGGCCTTCGCCCGGCTTGTCGTGCAGGTGTGGACCGAGACGCTGCGCAACGAACAGCTCGCCGCGACCCTCGAGGAGGGCTACGACGGAATGCGCCAGGTGTGGGCGAAGCTCGTCGACGCGTACCGAGACAACGGCCTGATGGGCGCCGACGTACCCGCCGACCATGTGGCCCGCACGCTCATCGCCACAGCCCAGGGCTTCATCGCCCAGCAGGCGCTCTTCGGCGATGTCCAGGTCGATGTGCTGGAGGACGGTCTGCGGGCGCTGATGTCGATGGGGGATACAAAGATCAGTTAA
- a CDS encoding LysE family translocator, which produces MDAQLVAFTGVAAGMVAMPGADFTVVVRNALACRRAGVACAVGVAGGLLVHTALAVAGLAAVLVAVPVLFRTLQIVGGAYVLYLGVRAVRGALRPAPAGPDQEGEAADGVGRSLRQGFLTNVLNPKAPVLFLSLLPQFVPDGAPVLPRTLLLAAIVVVLALLWFPAVALLVDRLGTWLRRPRTTRAVEGVTGGALTALGVTLLAEPLAH; this is translated from the coding sequence ATGGACGCACAACTCGTCGCCTTCACCGGGGTCGCCGCGGGCATGGTCGCCATGCCGGGCGCGGATTTCACGGTCGTCGTACGCAACGCCCTCGCCTGCCGGCGCGCGGGCGTGGCCTGCGCCGTCGGCGTCGCCGGGGGACTGCTGGTGCACACCGCGCTCGCGGTGGCGGGGCTCGCGGCGGTTCTGGTCGCGGTGCCGGTGCTGTTCCGCACGCTGCAGATCGTGGGCGGCGCCTATGTGCTCTACCTGGGGGTACGGGCGGTGCGCGGTGCGCTGCGTCCGGCGCCCGCCGGGCCGGACCAGGAGGGCGAGGCGGCCGACGGCGTCGGACGCAGTCTGCGGCAGGGCTTCCTCACCAACGTCCTCAATCCGAAGGCGCCGGTCCTCTTCCTCAGCCTGCTCCCGCAGTTCGTGCCGGACGGTGCGCCGGTGCTGCCGCGCACCTTGCTGCTTGCCGCGATCGTCGTCGTACTGGCGCTGCTCTGGTTCCCGGCGGTGGCGCTGCTGGTGGACCGGCTCGGGACGTGGCTGCGGCGGCCGCGCACCACCCGCGCCGTGGAAGGCGTCACCGGCGGGGCACTCACCGCGCTGGGCGTGACCCTGCTGGCCGAGCCGCTGGCGCACTGA
- a CDS encoding C40 family peptidase, which yields MTAQIHVPFLLTRAGAVSALTLAAVGGSVLVPGAASEALAATAHANKALQVASSKKGAPYKYGASGPSRFDCSGLTLYSYKKAGKKLPRTAQQQFNKTRHVSASSRQRGDLVFFHSGSSVYHVGIYAGSGKIWHSPKTGSWVKLEKIWTKRVWYGRVR from the coding sequence ATGACTGCGCAGATTCACGTCCCGTTTTTGCTGACCCGGGCAGGCGCCGTATCGGCCCTGACCCTCGCCGCCGTCGGCGGCTCAGTGCTGGTGCCGGGCGCCGCTTCCGAGGCACTCGCGGCTACGGCCCACGCCAACAAGGCACTTCAGGTTGCCTCTTCCAAGAAGGGAGCGCCGTACAAGTACGGCGCGTCGGGTCCATCCCGGTTCGACTGCTCGGGGCTGACGCTCTATTCGTACAAGAAGGCGGGCAAGAAGCTCCCACGGACCGCCCAGCAGCAGTTCAACAAGACCCGCCATGTCTCGGCGTCCTCGCGCCAGCGAGGGGATCTGGTCTTCTTCCACTCCGGCAGCAGCGTCTACCACGTGGGGATCTACGCCGGCAGCGGCAAGATCTGGCACTCGCCCAAGACGGGCTCCTGGGTGAAGCTCGAGAAGATCTGGACCAAGCGCGTCTGGTACGGCCGGGTGCGCTGA
- a CDS encoding ABC transporter permease, whose product MSATPTRRMVAVMVLIPAVVALALWAFAWPAARTAPRDLPVGIAGPAAATAQLEGRFEQREGAFDVHRYDDEAAARTAIEDRVVYGAVVVTDRSPQLLTASAASPVVAQLLKEAVTAQAPAGAPVQVTDVVPTAAGDPRGSALGASILPLALAGVATGAVVTLLRLRGARAAAALIGASVLAGVTAVALADSWLGVLSGSWWAEAGVLALTVLATSAGVAGLGALIGTPGVALGGLLMVLIGNPFSGAASAPELLPEPAGALGQTLPPGAGATLLRSVAYFDGSAAGAAVLTLSLWAALGLAAVLAGARRGGRPAVAAERREAAPVPVG is encoded by the coding sequence ATGTCCGCTACGCCCACCCGCCGCATGGTCGCGGTGATGGTGCTGATCCCCGCCGTGGTGGCGCTCGCCCTCTGGGCCTTCGCCTGGCCGGCGGCCCGTACCGCACCCCGCGACCTGCCCGTCGGCATCGCAGGTCCTGCCGCCGCGACCGCCCAGCTTGAGGGGCGCTTCGAGCAGCGGGAGGGAGCCTTCGACGTACACCGCTACGACGACGAGGCTGCCGCCCGCACCGCGATCGAGGACCGGGTCGTATACGGAGCGGTGGTCGTCACCGACCGGAGCCCGCAGCTGCTGACCGCGTCGGCGGCGAGCCCTGTCGTCGCCCAGCTCCTCAAGGAGGCCGTCACCGCGCAGGCTCCGGCCGGCGCCCCGGTGCAGGTGACGGATGTCGTGCCGACGGCCGCCGGCGACCCGCGCGGCAGCGCGCTCGGCGCGAGCATCCTGCCGCTGGCGCTGGCAGGCGTCGCGACCGGCGCGGTCGTCACCCTGCTGCGGCTGCGCGGGGCGCGCGCGGCGGCCGCGCTGATCGGCGCCTCGGTCCTGGCCGGTGTCACCGCGGTCGCGCTGGCCGACAGCTGGCTCGGCGTGCTCAGCGGCTCCTGGTGGGCCGAGGCGGGAGTGCTCGCCCTGACGGTTCTCGCCACGAGTGCGGGCGTGGCCGGGCTCGGCGCTCTGATCGGCACACCGGGAGTCGCCCTCGGCGGCCTGCTGATGGTGCTGATCGGCAACCCGTTCTCCGGAGCCGCGAGCGCGCCCGAACTACTGCCGGAACCGGCCGGAGCGCTCGGCCAGACGCTGCCGCCGGGCGCGGGCGCTACGCTGCTCCGCTCGGTGGCGTACTTCGACGGCAGCGCCGCGGGGGCGGCCGTCCTCACGCTCTCGCTCTGGGCTGCGCTCGGACTGGCCGCGGTGCTGGCGGGAGCGCGTCGGGGCGGGCGGCCCGCCGTGGCCGCGGAACGCCGGGAAGCCGCCCCCGTACCGGTCGGCTGA